From Patescibacteria group bacterium:
GGGGTAAAGAAGCCGCGATCATCGCTAACCAGCGAAACGCCAACTTTCATTCCTTGATACAACTTCTTTTCGACAAAAGAGAGGAATGTCGGTTCCCGTTCCAGAAATGAATATTTTTGCATTTCCGGCAGATGCTTGTGGCCGGCATTCAGGCTAATTTCACGGCAGCATACTTCAGTGGCCGAATTTGGCGGCAGAGATTTATACTTTTTGATCATTTTTTTGCCACCACCGCTAAAACCGCTGATCGACCAGCAAAAGACTGGGAGCTTAGGATCGATCAGGCCGGAAAGCGATAAGGGATTAAGTATCAATAGCACTGCCGCGCTGTGACAGCCGGCGCCACTAACGCAATTGGCAGTCTTGATCAACTCGCGGTATTTCTCATAGCTGCGGTTTTTTTGGCGCAATTCCGGCAGGCCATAGACCCAATCCAGGCGATGGGCGTTGCTGCAGTCGATGATCTTAGTCCGCCGCCTATCGATAAATCCAGCCGCTTCCCGGGCCGCGGCATCAGGCAAGCAGAGAATTGCCAGATTAATCTTGGTGTCATGATAGAATTTTT
This genomic window contains:
- the argC gene encoding N-acetyl-gamma-glutamyl-phosphate reductase — its product is MKPQIFIDGDEGTTGLKIQKRLRHRSDLEIIKINPKKRKDSEAKKKFYHDTKINLAILCLPDAAAREAAGFIDRRRTKIIDCSNAHRLDWVYGLPELRQKNRSYEKYRELIKTANCVSGAGCHSAAVLLILNPLSLSGLIDPKLPVFCWSISGFSGGGKKMIKKYKSLPPNSATEVCCREISLNAGHKHLPEMQKYSFLEREPTFLSFVEKKLYQGMKVGVSLVSDDRGFFTPEMIRSELEKTYRGEKFVRVAGQEETEKIGDGLSAQALVNTNRVEIHVYGKPGVINIVALLDNLGKGSSGNAVQCLNLMLGKEETTGLL